The following are encoded together in the Plasmodium knowlesi strain H genome assembly, chromosome: 8 genome:
- a CDS encoding RING zinc finger protein, putative yields the protein MESCRRGESKHMHFLNNVNSKKKLNIVEKKGILEKVHILPIKRKCENTNALYRKLQLLINDQCVLNEGFIIAVNEEKERVPEGKNTRQNLKEGLTNDMEGTNKNENNTISTNSLEKISSSKEESCKNADSWEVPHRKESNNHTPKKSSNEKNSMNKPNNDNICLNEKCSKEKLTDETYHFEESTDYYVVVNCIPSKGILTRDTLIYTDGKYVDNLKKIHLIIIRDKYYKKYERKLKKKFFSLKKYILKKGNQFFNEAMSLIPFSFDNFSSKCNTEKRKCSSSSSTFEGKNVDTVTTHRTTTKRRSLVLEKILLTCLHPYFKKNRTKLFYSGKLLIINNFSFLVVKIDADVNVGFVDNSTEICLNADTYDPFRNVHIVPLYDTLPTTYNYDIFADYIKPYIERHYLSLFSMHDTFFYKGVQFKIMGIDPMNIKYGRGRITCNTFIYTDGAIKPTFFDVISNESINYIQCLPVEYKPYAVLNILQQLDADSLLRLFPSTNANLQESALNEQRILNHLDKYKYVYRNHTREDNQSGKMLLDVDVEEQTDAKNKSSKFAYEQCAVCFESFQNYDKCIKLACLHTYHWKCVKNWFRFNLTCPCCRRELII from the exons atggaaagttgCAGGAGAGGTGAAAGCAAACATATGCACTTCCTAAATAATGTcaattctaaaaaaaaattaaatattgtagaaaaaaaaggcatactAGAAAAGGTGCACATACTGccaataaaaagaaaatgcgaAAATACAAATGCTCTTTACAGGAAACTACAGTTGTTGATAAATGACCAATGCGTCCTGAATGAGGGGTTCATAATTGCcgtaaatgaagaaaaggaaagggtaCCCGAGGGAAAAAACACACGGCAAAATCTAAAGGAGGGACTAACAAATGACATGGAGGgcacaaataaaaatgaaaacaacaCAATAAGCACAAATTCTCTCGAAAAAATAAGCAGCTCTAAAGAGGAATCTTGCAAAAATGCAGACTCATGGGAAGTTCCGCATAGGAAGGAATCGAACAATCACACACCAAAGAAAAgttcaaatgaaaaaaacagtATGAACAAACCAAATAATGACAACATTTgcttaaatgaaaaatgcagCAAAGAAAAGTTAACAGACGAAACTtaccattttgaagaaagcACAGACTACTATGTTGTTGTAAATTGCATACCCTCCAAGGGAATCCTCACTCGGGACACCCTAATTTACACGGATGGAAAATACGtggacaatttaaaaaaaattcatctcATAATAATACGAGataaatactacaaaaaatatgaaagaaaattgaaaaaaaaatttttttctttaaaaaaatatatacttaaaaaaggcaatcaattttttaatgaagCTATGTCCTTGATTCCGTTTTCCTTTGACAACTTTTCGAGTAAGTGCAATacagaaaagagaaaatgtagtagtagtagtagtaccTTCGAAGGAAAGAACGTAGACACTGTCACGACCCACCGTACCACCACCAAGAGAAGAAGTCTCGTCCTGGAAAAAATCCTTCTTACCTGTCTGCACCCCTATTTCAAGAAAAACAGAACTAAGCTATTCTACTCAGGCAAATTACTcattataaataatttttcatttctcgtTGTGAAGATAGATGCTGACGTGAATGTGGGCTTCGTGGATAACTCTACG GAGATTTGCTTGAACGCAGATACGTATGACCCGTTTAGGAACGTGCACATTGTACCCCTGTATGACACACTACCGACTACCTATAATTATGACATCTTTGCAGACTACATCAAACCATACATAGAGAGGCATTACTTAAGTTTGTTTTCCATGCACGacacctttttttacaaaggAGTGCAATTTAAAATTATGGGCATCGACCCAATGAACATCAAAtatggaagaggaagaattaCCTGCAACACATTTATATACACCGATGGGGCAATCAAGCCAACTTTCTTCGACGTTATTTCGAATGAGTCCATAAATTATATCCAATGCTTACCCGTAGAATACAAACCATATGCTGTTTTGAACATACTGCAACAGTTAGATGCAGATTCTTTGTTACGACTCTTCCCATCAACGAACGCCAACCTGCAGGAAAGTGCCCTCAATGAACAGCGCATTCTAAACCATTTGGATAAGTATAAGTACGTATATAGGAATCATACACGGGAGGATAATCAGAGTGGGAAGATGCTCCTAGACGTAGATGTGGAGGAACAGACagatgcaaaaaataaaagtagcAAATTTGCATATGAACAGTGTGCAGTTTGCTTCGAATCTTTTCAGAACTACGACAAGTGTATCAAGTTGGCTTGTCTTCACACCTATCATTGGAAATGCGTCAAAAATTGGTTTCGGTTTAACCTCACTTGTCCCTGTTGCCGGCGCGAATTGATCATTTAG